A part of Dehalogenimonas sp. W genomic DNA contains:
- the recR gene encoding recombination mediator RecR, translated as MKEAPKSTAAAVNRLTEVLGRLPGIGPKSAQRLSYHILKASADQVRELADALIGVKQQTRLCRICWNITDDDTCTICASPERDATRICVVEQPQDMLTLEHTGVYKGAYHVLHGAVSPSEGVGTADIRLAELMQRLESGTVTEVILATNANVEGETTAMYLQRLITPLGVRVTRLARGLPFGGEIEYADDVTLSRALENRQEF; from the coding sequence ATGAAAGAGGCACCCAAGTCCACGGCCGCGGCAGTCAATCGCCTGACCGAAGTGCTGGGCCGGTTGCCGGGCATCGGGCCGAAAAGCGCCCAGCGCCTGTCCTATCATATCCTGAAGGCCAGTGCGGATCAGGTGCGGGAACTGGCTGACGCCCTCATCGGCGTCAAGCAGCAGACTCGGTTGTGCCGTATTTGCTGGAACATCACCGACGACGACACCTGCACCATCTGTGCCTCGCCGGAACGTGACGCGACCCGAATCTGCGTGGTGGAACAGCCTCAGGATATGCTGACGCTGGAACACACCGGCGTCTATAAGGGCGCCTACCATGTTTTACACGGCGCGGTGTCCCCTTCCGAGGGCGTCGGCACCGCTGATATCCGGTTGGCGGAACTAATGCAGCGGCTGGAAAGCGGCACCGTCACCGAGGTTATCCTGGCGACCAATGCCAACGTGGAAGGCGAGACCACCGCCATGTACCTGCAGCGCCTGATTACCCCGCTGGGCGTCAGAGTAACCCGGCTGGCCCGGGGGCTGCCTTTCGGCGGCGAGATTGAATACGCCGATGACGTAACGTTGTCCCGGGCGCTGGAAAACCGTCAGGAGTTTTAA
- a CDS encoding response regulator transcription factor, whose translation MRILLVEDNLKLARLIQRGLNDGGHIVELADEGESGLLYAETSNFDLLILDVMLPGEISGTDVCRILRKQGMTTPIFMLTAKTHIGHRIEGLDAGADDYLCKPFSITELKARIRSLQRRQANGGQTVVEISGVTVDTVTHEVTADGNLVALTAMEYRALDYFITHPGRVLTRIMIEEHVWGGETDHVSNTMDSLIKRLRRRLGWNAGTGPIQTIRGEGYRLKIP comes from the coding sequence ATGAGGATATTGCTGGTTGAAGATAACCTCAAACTCGCCCGGTTGATCCAACGGGGGTTAAACGATGGGGGGCACATTGTAGAACTGGCTGATGAAGGCGAATCCGGGCTGCTGTACGCCGAAACCTCAAACTTTGATCTCCTCATTCTGGACGTGATGCTGCCGGGGGAGATTTCCGGCACCGATGTCTGCCGTATCTTAAGAAAACAGGGCATGACTACACCGATCTTCATGCTGACAGCTAAAACACACATCGGGCACCGCATTGAGGGACTGGACGCCGGTGCCGACGATTATCTGTGCAAACCGTTCTCTATAACCGAGCTAAAGGCGCGCATCCGATCTCTGCAAAGAAGACAGGCCAATGGGGGACAAACCGTTGTGGAGATCTCCGGGGTCACGGTTGATACAGTGACGCATGAAGTCACGGCTGACGGAAATCTTGTTGCCCTGACTGCCATGGAGTACCGGGCGCTGGACTACTTTATCACCCACCCCGGAAGGGTGCTTACACGGATAATGATAGAAGAGCATGTATGGGGCGGAGAGACAGACCACGTTTCCAACACCATGGACTCTCTCATCAAGAGGTTGCGCCGGCGCCTCGGCTGGAATGCCGGAACCGGCCCGATCCAGACCATTCGTGGAGAAGGCTACAGGCTGAAAATTCCATGA
- the dnaX gene encoding DNA polymerase III subunit gamma/tau, which yields MTSHVYYRKWRPQSLGEVVGQKPITDTLLSALRQQRVAQAYLFCGPRGTGKTSTGRILAKAVNCLTNEGTGEPCNTCSMCQAVTQGSAMDVIEIDAATFTQVDRIRELTERANYAPAEGRFKVYIIDEVHMLSTSASNALLKTLEEPPPRVIFILATTELHKILPTILSRCQRFDFRRLTTADVTDKLAEVAKAEGVDIDREGLTLLARAAGGSLRDAENLLQQTATVCQGTISLRQVQDSLGLTGDGRAGQLMQAIAEADAAAGIRLLAGVAADGVDLKQFNREVIEKLRQVLLVKAGTADSLNLTDEELLAAKTAAAAASMDYIMRALKGFISLAGNTDMTTPLAMEMALMDAVLPPAAPVAAAPASSHSPVRPAEPRKPVSPPAAAKPAAAKPDAEPAPVTTRAESPAPPRPETPGPAPSPAAEPVSTLEELRNNWPNILGCAPPKLRRSSALAILRSAGVQPVSFTDGVVTLSFKFPIHMNKINEPENRRITAEILSACLGVPCEVNCLHEPPANHLVKEAQRRGAEIINVDNVEE from the coding sequence ATGACGTCTCATGTTTATTACCGCAAATGGCGCCCCCAGAGCCTCGGCGAGGTGGTGGGCCAGAAGCCGATAACCGACACCCTGCTGTCCGCCCTGCGGCAGCAACGGGTAGCCCAGGCATATCTTTTCTGCGGGCCGCGGGGTACCGGCAAGACTTCCACCGGGCGTATCCTGGCCAAGGCGGTCAACTGCCTGACCAACGAAGGCACCGGTGAGCCGTGCAACACCTGCTCCATGTGCCAGGCTGTCACTCAGGGCAGTGCCATGGATGTCATTGAGATTGATGCCGCGACGTTCACCCAGGTGGACCGGATTCGGGAACTCACCGAACGCGCCAATTACGCGCCGGCCGAAGGCAGATTCAAGGTCTACATTATTGATGAAGTCCACATGCTGTCCACCAGTGCTTCCAACGCGCTGTTGAAGACGCTGGAGGAACCACCGCCGCGGGTCATCTTTATTCTGGCCACCACTGAATTGCATAAGATACTACCCACCATTTTGTCCCGCTGTCAGCGCTTTGACTTCCGCCGTCTGACTACCGCCGACGTCACCGACAAGCTGGCCGAGGTCGCAAAGGCTGAGGGGGTTGATATTGACCGCGAGGGCCTGACACTGCTGGCCCGGGCGGCCGGCGGCAGCCTGCGGGATGCGGAAAACCTGCTGCAACAGACGGCTACCGTCTGCCAGGGCACCATCAGTCTGCGCCAGGTTCAGGACAGCCTCGGGCTGACCGGCGATGGTCGTGCCGGCCAGTTGATGCAGGCTATTGCCGAAGCGGACGCCGCTGCCGGTATCCGGTTGCTGGCCGGTGTCGCTGCCGACGGCGTTGACCTTAAACAGTTTAACCGGGAAGTGATTGAGAAACTGCGCCAGGTGCTTCTGGTGAAAGCCGGCACGGCGGACTCCCTCAATCTGACCGATGAAGAATTGCTCGCCGCCAAAACCGCCGCAGCTGCGGCCTCCATGGATTACATCATGCGGGCGCTGAAAGGCTTCATCTCGTTAGCCGGCAATACTGATATGACGACCCCGCTGGCCATGGAAATGGCGCTGATGGACGCGGTACTGCCCCCGGCTGCCCCGGTAGCCGCCGCGCCGGCGTCCTCCCACTCTCCGGTCCGTCCGGCAGAGCCACGCAAACCGGTCTCGCCGCCTGCTGCGGCTAAACCAGCGGCGGCAAAACCCGATGCGGAACCGGCGCCAGTAACCACCAGGGCTGAAAGCCCCGCCCCGCCCAGGCCGGAGACACCCGGGCCTGCCCCGTCGCCCGCCGCCGAACCGGTGAGTACGCTGGAGGAACTCCGGAATAACTGGCCGAACATCCTCGGCTGCGCCCCGCCGAAGCTGCGGCGTTCCTCGGCTTTGGCCATCCTGCGCAGCGCCGGAGTGCAGCCCGTCAGCTTCACTGACGGCGTGGTAACCCTGTCGTTTAAGTTCCCGATTCATATGAACAAGATCAATGAGCCGGAGAACCGGCGGATCACCGCCGAGATTCTGTCGGCCTGTCTGGGCGTCCCGTGCGAGGTCAACTGCCTGCATGAGCCGCCCGCCAACCACCTGGTCAAGGAGGCGCAGCGACGCGGCGCCGAGATAATAAACGTAGATAACGTGGAGGAATAA
- a CDS encoding YbaB/EbfC family nucleoid-associated protein yields MDFSQVKKAMELKSQLSKIQKELDKIVVEGEKGSVKVTVNGQQKLLSITIDPEAMKPEKTRQLEDNIIKAINDATEKAKKAASKEMSGMMGGMGMPGLG; encoded by the coding sequence ATGGACTTTTCCCAGGTAAAAAAAGCAATGGAACTCAAATCACAACTGTCCAAGATACAGAAAGAACTGGACAAAATTGTAGTTGAAGGTGAAAAAGGCTCGGTCAAAGTAACCGTCAACGGCCAGCAGAAACTGCTGTCCATCACCATTGACCCGGAAGCGATGAAACCGGAAAAAACGCGGCAGCTTGAGGATAACATCATCAAGGCCATCAATGATGCCACCGAAAAAGCCAAGAAAGCGGCCAGTAAGGAAATGTCCGGCATGATGGGCGGCATGGGAATGCCCGGACTGGGCTAA
- a CDS encoding HAMP domain-containing sensor histidine kinase, with protein MNWLKSVKFRLTVIYSVVLVVTLATFGWISLALLSSGLHDNLYESLIVDFNRVKSSIFISGNEELPEMLNELEVQVPGSLFIYNVETETLMGNPSLLDDVRLSLSGFTTLGTGFQFKEGLDGRQLCIGPYNESSPGKLLVVTRDSSYIGSTVDQYKNVLYGSVPFALIIAGASGYALANHSLRQVKAIRVTAEGIDPGKLTDRIPVRGNDELGQLSGTLNSAFDRIHGFIDRQRRFTEDATHDLRAPLTNIKAQTSLALERDRPKDYYREALRSIEEDTEQMESMVEDLLTLTSLDTVPDQENSPFDLSSLIEEILTNWEAPCAARGLTLTHKIQPDIETTGEPLDFQRIVDNLLENAVKATSQGGVTFTMTESSGLITITVADTGRGIPPDQLEKIFWRFYRVDRHAEGNGLGLPIVEGITLMYGGRVEVESELGKGSTFTVTLPVNSKT; from the coding sequence ATGAACTGGTTGAAAAGCGTTAAATTCAGGCTGACGGTTATTTATTCCGTCGTTCTGGTGGTCACGCTGGCAACGTTCGGCTGGATATCTTTGGCGCTGTTATCCTCGGGCTTACATGATAACCTGTATGAATCGTTGATCGTTGATTTTAACAGAGTCAAGTCTTCCATATTCATCAGCGGCAATGAAGAACTTCCCGAGATGCTGAACGAATTGGAAGTCCAGGTTCCGGGTTCGCTTTTCATCTACAACGTTGAAACAGAAACCCTCATGGGTAACCCGTCGTTACTTGATGACGTTCGTCTTTCGCTGTCAGGTTTCACCACACTTGGTACTGGTTTTCAGTTCAAAGAGGGATTGGACGGCCGGCAATTGTGTATCGGGCCGTACAACGAATCATCCCCTGGCAAGTTATTGGTGGTGACGCGTGACTCCAGCTACATCGGCAGTACCGTGGACCAATACAAGAACGTCCTCTACGGATCCGTTCCCTTCGCCCTCATCATCGCCGGGGCATCCGGTTACGCCCTGGCTAACCACTCATTACGGCAGGTGAAGGCAATCAGGGTGACCGCTGAGGGGATTGACCCCGGCAAGCTGACTGACCGCATACCGGTTAGGGGCAACGATGAGTTGGGGCAGCTCTCCGGGACACTGAATTCCGCTTTTGACCGCATCCACGGCTTCATTGACCGCCAGCGGCGGTTCACCGAGGACGCCACCCACGACCTGCGGGCACCGCTGACCAACATCAAGGCACAGACATCTTTGGCGTTGGAGCGGGATAGGCCGAAGGACTACTATCGGGAGGCGCTGCGCTCCATAGAGGAAGACACGGAGCAGATGGAGTCCATGGTGGAAGACCTGCTGACGCTGACCAGCCTGGATACCGTACCCGACCAGGAAAACTCCCCCTTTGACCTCTCCAGCCTCATAGAAGAAATCCTCACCAACTGGGAGGCGCCCTGCGCCGCCAGGGGACTTACGCTTACACATAAAATCCAGCCGGATATAGAAACGACTGGAGAACCGCTGGACTTCCAGCGCATCGTCGACAACCTGTTGGAAAACGCCGTGAAGGCGACGAGTCAGGGCGGCGTTACCTTTACCATGACGGAAAGCAGCGGGCTGATAACGATTACCGTGGCGGACACGGGCCGCGGCATACCGCCGGACCAATTGGAAAAGATCTTCTGGCGGTTCTACCGGGTTGACCGCCACGCCGAGGGCAACGGGCTGGGGCTGCCCATCGTTGAGGGCATAACCCTGATGTACGGCGGCCGGGTGGAGGTGGAAAGCGAATTGGGTAAAGGCTCCACCTTTACCGTGACCCTGCCGGTCAACTCCAAAACCTGA
- a CDS encoding IS110 family transposase, with amino-acid sequence MESFVGIDISKATIDVAVHENKEHWAFTNDENGIKKLSSLMRKVSPSLIVMESTGSYEVAATYELSARGFSVAVVNPRHIRDFARSTGLLAKTDGLDARVIARFAATIKPSPRILPDEDTQKLAAIMARRRQVVAMLTAEKNRLGQANHTVKERIKQHISWLEQELDDINKESGSMIESNTEWKEKSDIMQSVPGVGPNLSLTLLSDMPELGNLNRKEIAALCGLAPFNRDSGQRRGQRSIWGGRSSVRAAIYMAAFSAVRWNPLLREFYQRLVDSGKRRKVALVACMRKLLCILNAMLKNRTVWNAQIMHPLVACH; translated from the coding sequence ATGGAAAGTTTTGTCGGCATCGATATCTCCAAAGCCACCATTGATGTAGCGGTACACGAAAACAAGGAGCACTGGGCCTTTACTAACGACGAAAATGGTATCAAGAAGCTGTCGAGTCTGATGCGTAAAGTATCCCCCAGCCTGATCGTCATGGAGTCCACCGGCAGTTACGAAGTCGCAGCGACTTATGAATTGAGCGCCCGCGGTTTCTCTGTGGCGGTGGTCAATCCCCGCCATATCAGAGACTTTGCCCGCTCTACCGGTCTTCTGGCCAAGACGGACGGCCTGGATGCCAGAGTCATTGCTCGTTTTGCCGCCACCATTAAGCCGTCACCCCGGATTTTGCCGGATGAAGACACTCAGAAGCTGGCGGCGATCATGGCCCGGCGCAGGCAGGTAGTAGCTATGCTGACGGCGGAAAAGAACCGCCTGGGTCAAGCAAACCATACCGTAAAAGAACGGATTAAACAACATATTAGCTGGCTGGAGCAGGAACTGGATGATATCAACAAAGAGTCGGGGAGCATGATAGAAAGCAACACTGAGTGGAAAGAGAAAAGCGATATCATGCAAAGCGTACCTGGAGTAGGTCCTAACCTGTCTCTGACTTTGCTTTCTGACATGCCTGAACTCGGCAACCTGAACCGTAAAGAGATTGCGGCATTATGTGGTTTGGCGCCATTCAATCGTGACAGCGGTCAAAGGCGAGGCCAACGGTCTATCTGGGGAGGCCGAAGCAGCGTACGCGCTGCTATTTACATGGCTGCTTTTTCAGCTGTTCGCTGGAACCCTTTGCTGAGAGAATTCTATCAACGCCTGGTGGACTCGGGCAAACGGCGCAAGGTAGCCCTGGTGGCCTGTATGCGTAAATTGCTTTGTATATTGAACGCTATGCTGAAAAACAGGACTGTCTGGAACGCCCAAATCATGCATCCGTTGGTTGCTTGTCATTAG
- the mutL gene encoding DNA mismatch repair endonuclease MutL — MYNPTVPIKLLDSKTVARIAAGEVVERPASVVKELIENALDAGARNLDIEIKGGGTGLIRVSDDGCGIAPADLPLVFTRHATSKITSFDDLTGIMSLGFRGEALGSITSVADVELLTAVANAPSGCLVIRRDGRTSDKPAARTRGTSISVSHLFKAVPARLKFLKTDATETGHIVNVVSNYALARPEVRFTLTVDGRRSLNTPGTGQLRDTAAEILGRETASRMIDVEAAAESLSVSGLAAPPDAGRANRTGLFFFVNQRWVKSPMLSRAVEEAYHGLLTVGRYPVAVINLTLPPADIDINIHPAKTEIKFHQDNRIFNFVRQSVRSALIGESPVPVIGEPVPLYRPSDYRQDMKPFVENLFPETAAPARSLPASGMTVARSLPALRAIGQVAGCYILAEGPDGLYIVDQHAAHERIMYEKVLTARQNHTPASQALLEPRNVELSPAEAAVVTALSKMLAEFGFVTEDFGGRTLLVRAVPSALAGSDWLTALHEFLNSPESRTRGEEKLAELIACHSAVRSGKSLTQEEIRALLLDLEKAEVPNTCPHGRPTLMKLETVALERHFKRT, encoded by the coding sequence ATGTACAATCCTACTGTGCCTATCAAACTGCTGGACTCAAAAACCGTCGCCCGTATCGCCGCCGGCGAGGTGGTGGAGCGTCCGGCGTCAGTGGTCAAGGAACTTATTGAGAACGCCCTGGATGCCGGAGCGCGGAACCTGGATATTGAGATTAAAGGCGGCGGCACCGGCCTTATCCGGGTCAGCGATGACGGTTGCGGCATCGCCCCGGCCGATCTGCCGCTGGTTTTTACCCGCCACGCCACTTCCAAGATAACTTCTTTTGATGACCTGACCGGTATCATGAGCCTGGGCTTCCGCGGCGAGGCGCTGGGCAGTATTACATCCGTAGCCGACGTAGAGCTTTTAACCGCCGTAGCCAATGCCCCTTCGGGGTGTTTAGTCATCCGGCGCGACGGCCGGACATCCGACAAACCCGCCGCCCGCACCCGCGGCACCAGCATCAGTGTCTCCCACCTGTTCAAAGCGGTACCGGCGCGGCTGAAATTCCTGAAAACAGATGCCACTGAAACCGGCCATATCGTCAACGTAGTCAGCAACTATGCCCTGGCCCGGCCGGAGGTGCGTTTTACCCTTACCGTTGACGGCCGCCGCTCTTTGAACACGCCGGGCACCGGTCAATTACGGGATACCGCTGCCGAGATACTGGGGCGGGAAACGGCCTCCCGCATGATTGATGTTGAAGCCGCCGCTGAGTCGCTGTCGGTTTCCGGCCTGGCTGCGCCGCCTGATGCCGGCCGGGCTAACCGCACAGGCTTGTTCTTCTTCGTTAACCAGCGCTGGGTGAAAAGCCCCATGCTCAGCCGGGCAGTAGAAGAAGCTTATCACGGCCTGCTCACCGTAGGTCGTTATCCGGTGGCCGTCATCAATCTGACCCTGCCGCCGGCAGACATTGACATTAACATCCATCCGGCCAAGACCGAGATAAAATTTCATCAGGATAACCGTATCTTCAATTTCGTGCGTCAATCTGTTCGTTCGGCACTGATCGGTGAATCCCCGGTGCCGGTTATCGGCGAACCGGTACCGCTTTATCGGCCATCTGATTATCGGCAGGATATGAAGCCCTTTGTGGAAAATCTGTTTCCGGAAACCGCCGCCCCTGCCCGGTCGCTGCCCGCATCGGGCATGACCGTGGCGCGGTCTTTACCGGCCCTCCGGGCCATCGGCCAGGTGGCCGGCTGTTATATTCTGGCCGAGGGGCCGGACGGTTTATATATCGTTGACCAGCACGCCGCGCACGAACGCATCATGTACGAAAAGGTACTGACGGCGCGGCAAAACCACACTCCGGCCTCCCAGGCGCTCTTAGAACCGCGGAACGTTGAACTCAGTCCGGCGGAAGCTGCCGTCGTGACCGCACTGTCCAAAATGCTGGCAGAATTCGGTTTCGTCACTGAGGACTTCGGCGGCCGCACGCTGCTGGTCCGGGCGGTGCCTTCGGCCCTGGCCGGGAGTGACTGGCTCACGGCGCTGCATGAGTTTCTCAATTCCCCGGAATCCCGTACCCGCGGCGAGGAAAAACTGGCCGAACTCATCGCCTGTCATTCTGCCGTCCGCTCCGGCAAAAGCCTGACCCAGGAGGAAATACGGGCCTTGCTGCTGGATTTGGAGAAGGCGGAAGTCCCCAACACCTGTCCCCACGGCCGCCCCACCCTGATGAAGCTGGAAACCGTTGCGCTGGAACGCCATTTCAAACGGACGTGA
- the budA gene encoding acetolactate decarboxylase, producing the protein MKPGNILVVPALLLAIIGLSSCAPAPKSDALTQISTIDALLNGVYDGVMSLGELKEYGDFGIGTFEGLDGEMVFYDGVFYQVKADGVAYVPADSVTAPFAAVTFFDTDKEVPLAAGTSYVTLQTFLDGILPTDNIFYAVEITGTFSYVQTRSVPAQQKPYPPLAAVTANQSVFEFTNVAGTIVGFISPPYVDGINVPGFHLHFLTADKQAGGHVLDLQISEATAAIDYISEFNLTLPGPDSDFYDLDLTPDLSDDLEQVEK; encoded by the coding sequence ATGAAACCTGGAAATATTCTTGTTGTTCCGGCCTTGTTACTGGCGATAATCGGTCTGTCGTCCTGCGCTCCCGCTCCCAAAAGCGATGCCCTGACCCAGATCTCCACCATTGACGCCCTGCTCAACGGGGTTTATGACGGCGTCATGTCTCTAGGCGAATTGAAAGAGTACGGGGATTTCGGTATCGGCACCTTTGAAGGTCTTGACGGCGAGATGGTCTTTTATGACGGCGTTTTCTACCAGGTCAAAGCCGATGGTGTCGCCTATGTCCCGGCCGACAGCGTCACCGCCCCCTTCGCCGCCGTCACCTTTTTTGACACTGACAAGGAAGTTCCGCTGGCAGCGGGCACCAGTTATGTAACCTTGCAGACTTTTCTGGACGGCATTCTGCCCACCGATAACATCTTTTATGCCGTTGAGATTACCGGCACTTTTTCCTATGTGCAGACGCGCAGCGTCCCGGCGCAGCAAAAGCCCTATCCGCCGCTGGCGGCAGTAACCGCCAACCAAAGTGTATTTGAATTCACCAACGTGGCGGGAACCATCGTGGGCTTCATCAGTCCGCCGTACGTTGACGGCATCAACGTCCCCGGCTTCCACCTGCATTTCCTGACGGCCGACAAACAGGCCGGCGGTCATGTGCTTGACCTGCAAATATCCGAGGCTACCGCCGCCATTGATTATATCTCCGAATTCAATCTGACCCTGCCCGGTCCCGACAGTGACTTCTATGACCTGGATTTAACCCCGGATTTATCAGATGATCTGGAGCAAGTGGAGAAGTAG